Proteins from a genomic interval of Oryctolagus cuniculus chromosome 8, mOryCun1.1, whole genome shotgun sequence:
- the LOC138843448 gene encoding acyl-coenzyme A diphosphatase NUDT19-like: FYLCCLREPPLVCPDSAEVVGSQWSSPSEATRSLISKEIWLPPPQFYEIRRLENFASLSDLHIFCLDRALEGVERWLPITLLTADGVVQLLPGDELYLKDSDFLEKVLSIEKSIEEVMREGKKFHRIVIHSRHHCSLHVTVQPQYKHIYPKNYVASKSHL; encoded by the coding sequence TTTTACCTGTGCTGCCTGCGGGAGCCGCCGCTTGTCTGCCCCGACTCGGCGGAGGTGGTGGGATCCCAGTGGTCCTCTCCTTCAGAGGCAACCAGAAGTTTAATCTCGAAGGAAATTTGGCTGCCCCCACCACAGTTCTACGAAATCAGAAGACTTGAGAACTTTGCCTCCCTGTCTGACTTGCACATCTTTTGTTTGGATCGTGCGTTGGAAGGAGTGGAAAGATGGCTGCCCATCACCTTGTTAACCGCTGATGGGGTGGTCCAGCTTTTACCTGGGGATGAGCTATACTTGAAAGATTCAGACTTTTTAGAAAAAGTTTTGTCTATTGAAAAAAGTATAGAAGAAGTCATGAGGGAAGGCAAGAAGTTTCACCGAATAGTGATCCACAGCCGCCATCACTGTAGCCTTCACGTGACCGTTCAGCCACAGTACAAGCACATTTATCCCAAGAACTATGTGGCGAGTAAGAGCCACTTGTAG